From Acidipropionibacterium acidipropionici, one genomic window encodes:
- a CDS encoding M20/M25/M40 family metallo-hydrolase, whose translation MSTADLNRMLADLRELVAIRSVSADPSRAGDVTASAEKVAALFRGVGVETQVVSAGGAPAVIGRREGPAGAPTVLLYAHHDVQPVADGWRTDPFALTIDGTRAYGRGAADDKAGVAAHLEALRLLGDDLPVSVAVLVVGEEEVASPTLGAIIDAHSQTLRADVVLAPDAVNAGVDAPAITTSLRGILNVRIGVRTAARAVHSGIYGGVLPDALGVLVHLLDSLTDDAGQAAIPGIPADPDPTDPSAAMSASEVTEAAGAVSGLRVASDEIAADLWTRPSVTVLGIDAPPTDAASMVLTPQARAVVSLRLPPSVSPQEAEAALRAHLESQNPAGAEVSVEVLLGGRGWSDSGTNPAGDLVLSALSGAYGRDAVTLGVGGGIPFIQTLTERFPGIEPVITAVQDPSSAAHAADESVSLRTLTAAAEAEAEMLRRIGAVK comes from the coding sequence GTGAGCACGGCCGATCTGAACCGGATGCTGGCCGATCTTCGCGAGCTCGTGGCGATCCGCTCGGTGAGCGCCGATCCGTCCCGGGCCGGCGACGTCACCGCCTCCGCCGAGAAGGTTGCGGCCCTGTTCCGAGGCGTCGGGGTGGAGACGCAGGTGGTCTCCGCCGGTGGTGCTCCGGCGGTGATCGGACGCCGTGAGGGCCCGGCCGGGGCGCCGACCGTGCTGCTGTATGCCCATCACGACGTCCAGCCGGTGGCCGATGGCTGGCGCACCGACCCCTTCGCTCTGACCATCGACGGGACACGCGCCTATGGCCGCGGAGCCGCAGATGACAAGGCCGGGGTGGCGGCGCACCTCGAGGCGCTGCGGCTGCTCGGCGACGATCTGCCGGTCTCGGTCGCGGTGCTCGTCGTGGGTGAGGAGGAGGTCGCCTCCCCCACTCTGGGCGCCATCATCGATGCCCATTCCCAGACTCTTCGCGCCGACGTCGTCCTGGCCCCCGACGCGGTCAATGCCGGCGTCGATGCGCCGGCGATCACGACGTCGCTGCGCGGGATCCTCAATGTGCGGATCGGCGTGCGGACGGCCGCCCGGGCGGTGCATTCGGGGATCTACGGCGGCGTCCTGCCCGATGCTCTCGGCGTGCTGGTGCACCTGCTCGACAGCCTCACCGATGACGCCGGGCAGGCGGCGATCCCCGGGATCCCCGCCGATCCGGACCCTACCGATCCGAGTGCCGCGATGAGCGCCTCGGAGGTGACAGAAGCCGCGGGAGCGGTCAGCGGCCTGAGGGTGGCCTCGGACGAGATCGCCGCCGATCTGTGGACGCGGCCGTCGGTCACCGTGCTGGGGATCGACGCCCCGCCGACCGATGCGGCGTCGATGGTGCTGACCCCGCAGGCCCGGGCCGTGGTGAGCCTGCGGCTACCCCCTTCGGTGTCGCCGCAGGAGGCCGAGGCGGCATTGCGGGCTCATCTTGAGTCGCAGAACCCGGCGGGAGCCGAGGTGTCGGTCGAGGTGCTGCTCGGCGGCCGGGGATGGTCGGATTCCGGCACGAATCCGGCGGGCGATCTGGTGCTGAGTGCCTTGTCGGGGGCATACGGGCGGGACGCCGTGACGTTGGGCGTGGGCGGTGGGATCCCGTTCATCCAGACGTTGACCGAGCGCTTCCCGGGGATCGAGCCGGTGATCACGGCCGTGCAGGATCCGTCGTCGGCGGCCCACGCGGCCGACGAGTCGGTGTCGCTGCGGACGCTGACTGCGGCGGCCGAGGCGGAGGCCGAGATGCTCCGGCGGATCGGGGCCGTCAAGTGA
- a CDS encoding TetR/AcrR family transcriptional regulator produces the protein MPKRSSEHLAARREHIATAAEEVLVDKGVAEFSTTAVCRRAGVSMGNLYAYFPSKEDLLDALVTRAFQARQQWLDADSLPELRARLRDLIAFLQTPDGYRSSRLDVELGLVAHAHRRPADALASSTLHDAVKATLARLAGPNTDADNTSIAADALTALVAGWSYLVSLGQGVPDHAIESVDQFLALLEAPDPSEG, from the coding sequence ATGCCGAAGAGGAGCAGTGAGCACCTGGCGGCCAGGCGGGAGCACATCGCCACCGCGGCCGAGGAGGTGCTCGTCGACAAGGGCGTCGCGGAGTTCTCCACCACTGCGGTGTGCCGCCGGGCCGGCGTCAGCATGGGCAATCTGTACGCCTACTTCCCCTCCAAGGAGGACCTCCTCGACGCCCTCGTCACCCGCGCCTTCCAGGCCCGACAGCAGTGGCTCGACGCCGACTCTCTGCCGGAACTGCGGGCACGCCTCCGCGACCTCATCGCATTCCTCCAGACTCCCGACGGCTACCGCTCATCCCGCCTCGACGTCGAGCTCGGCCTGGTCGCCCACGCACACCGGCGCCCGGCCGACGCCCTCGCCTCATCGACTCTCCACGACGCCGTCAAGGCCACCCTCGCCCGCCTCGCCGGACCAAACACCGACGCTGACAACACCAGCATCGCCGCCGACGCCCTCACCGCCCTGGTCGCCGGCTGGAGCTACCTCGTATCGCTCGGCCAGGGCGTCCCCGACCATGCGATCGAGTCCGTCGACCAGTTCCTGGCCCTCCTCGAGGCCCCCGATCCGTCCGAGGGTTGA
- a CDS encoding M14 family metallopeptidase, with translation MTQEHPFPVEANDTPATQLLHDALPQRWRGLFTAPIVNRFLTWTDAEARVQAAAQKAGAQIITVGESRQHRPLHLYRFGEATRRTFWYAGPHANEPVGVSTVVSLAEALASHPEYFDAAGFDLMVCVDPDSHVANEHWFPGYAGGLRSYYENLYRPARSEFCDWDMPFELDAGDRTFRRESQLPEGDALRKALDISRPQIVMSLHNAEVGGMYIHQIGGTKTLAGALSTIPGAFSIPTEPAPIDAPGEQPIAPGVFPLPSIPDMYGPLFDLTSDDPLNILVMGESAMTWSLRYGAVSLVTEVPLWSPIDALPEPGQTLADVTTGSADRLRGIAYWLTAFCEQNAALLPSSDARARSVRDSIGILAGLSAMLTALAGSPDGPNPATEEDVRRWCLMLSLSVPLRSLGMLLGALRVNSAPDGVISEAQERFDTFEALLEGYHYRFHGVDVVSGIQIAAGVAAIENLEAEQ, from the coding sequence ATGACCCAGGAGCACCCGTTCCCCGTCGAGGCGAACGACACCCCCGCCACCCAGCTGCTGCACGACGCCCTCCCCCAGCGATGGCGGGGACTGTTCACCGCACCCATCGTCAATCGCTTCCTGACATGGACCGACGCCGAGGCCCGCGTCCAGGCCGCCGCCCAGAAGGCGGGCGCGCAGATCATCACCGTGGGCGAGTCCCGCCAGCACCGGCCCCTGCACCTCTACCGGTTCGGCGAGGCCACCCGCCGCACCTTCTGGTACGCCGGCCCCCACGCCAATGAGCCCGTCGGCGTCTCCACCGTCGTCTCCCTGGCCGAGGCGCTCGCATCCCACCCGGAGTACTTCGACGCAGCCGGGTTCGACCTCATGGTCTGCGTCGACCCTGACTCCCATGTCGCCAACGAGCACTGGTTCCCCGGCTACGCGGGCGGCCTGCGCAGCTACTACGAGAACCTCTACCGCCCCGCCCGCAGCGAGTTCTGCGACTGGGACATGCCCTTCGAACTCGACGCCGGCGACCGCACCTTCCGCCGCGAATCCCAGCTCCCCGAGGGCGATGCCCTGCGCAAGGCCCTGGACATCAGCCGTCCGCAGATCGTGATGTCCCTGCACAACGCCGAGGTCGGCGGCATGTACATCCACCAGATCGGCGGCACCAAGACCCTGGCCGGAGCACTCTCCACCATCCCGGGCGCGTTCTCGATCCCCACCGAGCCCGCCCCCATCGACGCGCCTGGCGAGCAGCCCATCGCCCCCGGCGTCTTCCCCCTTCCGAGCATCCCCGACATGTACGGCCCGCTCTTCGACCTGACATCCGACGACCCGCTGAACATCCTTGTCATGGGCGAATCGGCGATGACCTGGTCACTGCGATACGGCGCCGTCTCGCTGGTCACCGAGGTGCCCCTGTGGTCGCCGATCGACGCCCTCCCCGAGCCCGGACAGACTCTGGCCGACGTCACCACCGGGTCCGCGGACCGCCTGCGCGGCATCGCCTACTGGCTCACCGCCTTCTGCGAGCAGAACGCGGCCCTCCTGCCCTCCTCCGACGCCCGGGCACGCTCGGTCCGCGACTCCATCGGCATCCTGGCAGGGCTGTCGGCGATGCTCACGGCGCTGGCCGGCTCCCCCGACGGCCCGAACCCGGCAACCGAGGAGGACGTACGGCGCTGGTGCCTCATGCTGAGCCTGAGCGTCCCGCTGCGATCCCTCGGCATGCTGCTGGGAGCGCTGCGCGTCAACAGCGCCCCGGACGGCGTCATCTCCGAGGCCCAGGAGAGGTTCGACACCTTCGAGGCGCTCCTTGAGGGCTACCACTACCGATTCCACGGGGTGGACGTCGTGTCCGGCATTCAGATCGCGGCCGGCGTCGCGGCGATCGAGAATCTGGAGGCCGAGCAGTGA
- a CDS encoding AAA domain-containing protein, with product MLRRGQLEKVTFSPDTTHLAVPRPQLDTGSLADDDVKTLFDAHRRSHPKERQDKDAPLPVVISLVSLSVGSGRQRGLLLLAAQLFRDGHLEAELEAGSSPWIPADRLKTPNVAELELMVGELRAFGKYSRSELGADLSRTASFTDAVNLSAHLFEMVSGQTVERFAASHGRRGAVEYGLCYIQEMDRFNVVGPLLDVYDYLKHQKAAPALVNRICQGWTGQRPPGSSIHDGNGLLVAASRSCGSMGDEHPLTPSQRLAVHAFLTGDEITAVSGPPGTGKTTMLQAIVASLVTSRALNEEDPPVIVGTSTNNQAVTNIIDSFAKVAKDEHGPLDFRWLPAEKDGSAAEEPMRSLAVYCPSGGKLEDARKKYLVEQTNRSETYTAYSGEEYISGATDRFVMNADRFLGGMTDVPHLQRVIHEALKEVDRFRTDLIAAMAKRGNSHRYRSLFKRVDTSQFLGRIPGVAGLKDCQTLEDLDLKLDTTLRYAEFWLAVHYFEATWLTSEYIDPDERWKRDPDVSGRYWRQAAALTPCFVMTAYQVPKYFQFWTKPDEPTSFDEGRIDLLIVDEAGQVDTPVGLPALALAKRALVVGDEKQLAPVWSIDEETDREVAEDAGSRPQTWKASLQPRGLTCSATSSLMRAASHASRWSYGQGLPGLFLSEHFRCHPDIISFCNELLYDGLLEPRRDPGSSKLDGLTPAFVFKEVPGSQDSQRGSSRINEVEAKEIAAWIVGNYPRYFDLYNSSESDPNKKVKSSDIIGVVTPFRAQADLIMTELKKAATVPDAPADLPDRLWNQITVGTAHSLQGAERQIILFSAAYGESSARSGFIDATPELMNVAVSRAKDLLIVFAAANRWGNGPVFSVISHFAERISPEPRPTASVPVDVEAPAPGEVEHQATPSSPQAPSTPDLPVPTEEQATSTSGPIASPGRALNATSLLKSWQGAGDLRAEDEHLNAAALNLRLKEAGILDGKPGSWQPSRLAEVLGVVVEEKTDGKGEAYSSLTFTPQMQKLMLSLYHDGQL from the coding sequence GTGCTGAGGAGGGGTCAGCTGGAGAAGGTGACCTTCTCCCCCGACACAACCCATCTCGCCGTGCCGAGACCGCAGCTCGACACCGGATCCCTGGCCGACGACGACGTCAAGACCCTGTTCGACGCACACCGAAGGAGCCACCCGAAGGAACGACAGGACAAGGACGCTCCACTCCCAGTGGTGATCTCACTGGTCTCCCTCAGCGTCGGCTCTGGCAGGCAGCGCGGCCTCCTGCTCCTGGCGGCGCAGTTGTTCCGCGACGGGCACCTGGAAGCCGAGCTGGAGGCCGGGTCCTCCCCGTGGATCCCGGCCGATCGCCTCAAGACCCCCAATGTGGCTGAGCTGGAGCTCATGGTCGGCGAACTGCGAGCATTCGGGAAGTACTCCCGTTCGGAACTCGGCGCCGACCTCTCCCGGACGGCGTCCTTCACCGACGCCGTCAACCTCAGCGCACACCTGTTCGAGATGGTCTCGGGCCAGACTGTCGAGCGCTTCGCCGCCAGCCACGGCCGGCGCGGCGCGGTCGAGTACGGGCTCTGCTACATCCAGGAGATGGACCGCTTCAACGTGGTCGGCCCGCTGCTCGACGTCTACGACTACCTCAAGCACCAGAAGGCCGCGCCCGCACTGGTGAACCGGATCTGCCAGGGCTGGACCGGCCAACGACCCCCCGGCAGTTCGATTCACGACGGCAACGGACTGTTGGTCGCGGCGTCGCGATCATGCGGGTCGATGGGCGACGAACACCCCCTGACGCCGTCGCAGCGCCTCGCCGTGCACGCATTTCTGACCGGCGACGAGATCACTGCGGTCAGCGGTCCGCCGGGCACCGGCAAGACGACGATGCTCCAGGCCATTGTGGCGAGCCTGGTCACGAGCAGAGCACTCAACGAGGAGGATCCGCCCGTCATCGTCGGCACCTCCACCAACAACCAGGCCGTCACGAACATCATCGACTCCTTCGCGAAGGTCGCCAAGGACGAGCATGGCCCGTTGGACTTCCGCTGGCTTCCCGCGGAGAAGGACGGCAGCGCCGCCGAGGAGCCCATGAGGTCCCTGGCCGTCTACTGCCCGTCGGGCGGGAAGTTGGAGGATGCCAGGAAGAAGTACCTCGTCGAGCAGACCAACAGGAGCGAGACCTACACGGCCTACAGCGGCGAGGAGTACATATCCGGGGCTACCGACAGATTCGTCATGAATGCGGATCGATTCCTCGGGGGGATGACGGACGTCCCCCACCTTCAGCGGGTGATCCACGAGGCGCTGAAGGAGGTGGATCGATTCCGGACCGACCTCATCGCGGCGATGGCGAAGCGTGGAAACTCGCACCGATACCGCTCGCTGTTCAAACGCGTGGACACGTCGCAGTTCCTCGGCAGAATTCCCGGAGTGGCAGGTCTCAAGGACTGCCAGACACTCGAGGATCTCGATCTGAAGCTCGACACCACGCTGCGATATGCCGAGTTCTGGCTGGCGGTGCACTACTTCGAGGCAACGTGGCTGACCTCTGAATACATCGACCCGGACGAGCGGTGGAAGAGAGACCCCGACGTCAGCGGCCGGTACTGGCGGCAGGCCGCGGCATTGACGCCGTGCTTCGTGATGACCGCCTACCAGGTGCCGAAGTACTTCCAGTTCTGGACCAAGCCGGACGAGCCGACGAGTTTCGACGAGGGCCGGATCGACCTGCTCATCGTCGACGAGGCCGGCCAGGTGGACACCCCGGTGGGGCTCCCGGCCCTCGCGCTCGCTAAGCGGGCCCTGGTGGTCGGCGATGAGAAGCAGCTGGCCCCGGTGTGGTCGATCGACGAGGAGACCGACCGCGAGGTGGCCGAGGACGCGGGTAGCCGTCCGCAGACATGGAAGGCATCTCTGCAGCCGAGAGGTCTCACCTGCTCGGCGACGTCGAGCCTCATGCGGGCCGCGAGCCATGCGTCGAGATGGAGCTACGGGCAGGGACTGCCCGGCCTGTTCCTGTCCGAGCATTTCCGCTGCCACCCCGACATCATCAGCTTCTGCAATGAGCTGCTGTACGACGGCTTGCTGGAGCCCAGACGAGACCCCGGCAGTTCGAAACTCGATGGGTTGACGCCGGCATTCGTCTTCAAGGAGGTGCCGGGTTCGCAGGACTCCCAGCGTGGATCCAGCCGCATCAACGAGGTGGAGGCCAAGGAGATCGCGGCGTGGATCGTCGGAAACTATCCGCGCTACTTCGACCTCTACAACTCAAGCGAGTCGGACCCGAACAAGAAGGTGAAATCATCCGACATCATCGGTGTTGTGACGCCGTTCCGTGCCCAGGCGGATCTCATCATGACCGAGCTCAAGAAGGCTGCCACGGTGCCCGATGCGCCCGCTGATCTCCCAGATCGGTTGTGGAATCAGATCACGGTGGGCACGGCGCACAGTCTCCAGGGAGCGGAGCGCCAGATCATCCTGTTCTCGGCGGCCTATGGGGAGAGCAGTGCCCGGTCGGGGTTCATCGACGCGACTCCGGAACTCATGAATGTGGCGGTGTCGCGGGCCAAGGATCTGCTCATCGTCTTCGCTGCGGCGAACCGGTGGGGCAACGGCCCTGTGTTCTCGGTGATATCGCACTTCGCGGAGAGAATCTCACCGGAGCCCCGACCCACCGCATCCGTCCCCGTCGACGTCGAAGCCCCGGCTCCCGGAGAGGTCGAGCATCAAGCCACGCCGTCATCGCCCCAGGCTCCGTCGACACCCGACTTACCGGTCCCCACGGAAGAACAGGCGACGTCCACATCAGGTCCGATCGCCTCGCCCGGAAGAGCGCTCAATGCGACGTCGCTCCTGAAGTCCTGGCAAGGGGCCGGCGATCTCCGAGCCGAGGACGAGCATCTCAACGCAGCGGCCCTCAATCTGAGACTCAAGGAGGCCGGGATCCTCGACGGGAAACCCGGGAGCTGGCAGCCGTCCCGGCTCGCGGAGGTCCTGGGTGTCGTCGTGGAGGAGAAGACGGACGGCAAGGGCGAGGCTTACTCCTCACTCACCTTCACCCCGCAGATGCAGAAGCTCATGCTCTCCCTGTACCACGACGGACAGCTCTGA